The sequence CCGATTTGTCCCTGTTTTTTCCAATTTCCCCctgttttctccccatttcCCTGTACCGTGCAGTGGGTGGGGAGACAGAGCTCCACACTGGCGCTCTGAGACAAACCAGCCTCGTTTATTACCCAGAGCTGACTGAAATCCCCAATTCCAACCTCCCGGGCCTGACACCTCTGACATTTCTGTCCCTGCCCGGCTCCCCGGCCATTCCTGCGCTTTCTGCTCAGCCGGGATGGGGCTGAACCGATCCAGGGATATGTTCAGCCGTGAGCTGGCCCACCCGAGCTGCATTTGTGTTACAGCCCGGGCCAGCCGTACTGTGACAACACTGTGACATTTCCCCcgctttttcctttttctggggGCGCTCCAGGAGGTCTCACCTCTCCTCCCGTGCTGCGGGACCTTTCCGGTGCCATTCCCGGTGCCATTCCTGGTGCCGTTCCCGGTGCCATTCCCGGTGTCCTTGTCCCTCTtgtggccctgcagcagctcgGCCACTTCCCGGCTGCCGTGAGCCAGCGCCAGCTCCAGCGCCGTCCTGAGCCGTGGGTGACACGGATGGACACGGGGACACAAGGGGACAGTGAGCGCTGGCAGGGGGGCACAGGTGACCCCCATCCCCCCGCAGCGGTGACACCCTTGGGACcgatgtccccagtgtccccagtgtccccagtgtccccagtgtcccctgtcACCCACCTGCCGTCCCTGTCGGCCAGCCCGGGCTCGGCCCCGCGCCGCAGGAGCTGGGCACAAACGGCCGCGTGGTTCCCCCGCGCCGCCAGCATCAGCGGGGTCTGGCCGTGCTGGGGGGACACGCGGGGTGACCTCGCTGTCCCCCGCCACGCCCcgctgtccccctgtccccactcACAGTGTCGGGGGTGTCCAGCGGGGCCTCGTGGTCACAGAGCAGGAGGACGCTGGAGGCGCAGCCCGAGGAGGCTGCAGGGGTCGGTGTCACTGCCGGGCTCTGGGGGACCTCTGGTGTCCCCCGCGTCCCGGGGTGTCCCCGGGTCCCCCCCCTCACCGGCCCAGTGCAGCGGTGTCCGGTTCTGCCCGTCCACGTGGCGCTCGTTGGCTCCGTGCTGGGGGGACAGCGGGAAGGGACTCCCGGGATGGGAACGGCGCTGgaccccagcccagccctgttcCCATCCTCAcctccatcctcatcctcctctgcaTCCCCATCCATGTGCTTATTCCTGTCTCTATCCTGAGCTCCATCCCTGTTTTCACCCCCAGCTCCATTccactcccattcccattcccgttcccgttcccattcccattcccgttcccattcccgtcCCGTTCCCGTCCCTCTCCgtacctgcagcagcaccttcacGCACTGGGGCTGGCAGGCGATGGTGGCCAAGTGCAGGGCGGTGCTGCCTGTGGGGACGGGACGGGCGCTGGGGACATCCCGGAGGACAACCGCTCCCCTAAAGGAcaccccaggtgtccccaggtgtcccaggtgtccccaggtgtccccaaggtgtcccaggtgtccccaccTACCGTCATCGTTGGTCTCGTTGGCGGGGGCCCcgtgctccagcagcagcgtCAGGCACTCGGTGAGACCCTGGGCCGCGGCCAGGTGGAGCCTGGGGGGGCGAGAGGTGGCCGTGAGCCGTGCGgcccccccgggaccccccccgtgtcccccctcGGTGACATACGCGGATTGTCCCCTGGCGTTGAGCTTGGCGGGGCGGGCGGCCTTGCGGGCGGCCAGGGCGGCCACCCGGGCCACGTCCCCGCGAGTCACCGCGTCCAGGAGCTTCTGGTCCCGCCGCGTCCAGCTCTCCATCTGCGGGGGTGGGACCCCACATCCAGCTCGGGACCCCAAACCCTGGGCGGGACCCCCAGCCCGGGACAGGATCCACACCCCCCCCCAGCGTGGCTCCCCTCACGCAtcccctgcctcagtttccccgcTCCGTGAGGGATCCCGGAGCCCCGCGGAGCCGGGAGGGGCGGAGAGGCCGCAGCGTGTCCCGGCCTGTGCCCGCCCGGCTGGTTTGGCGAGTGCCACCGAGCCGGGCTGGGCTCCAGCGTGGCACCGGGCGGGGGTGACACCAGCACCGGGGACTGGGATTGGGACCGGGGACCGCCACCGGGAGCAGGGACCGAGACCCGGGTCTGGGAACGGGAACCGGGAGCCGGGATGGGCGGCGGCACCGGCAGcggggccagggctggggacgAGCCCGTGGGAGCTGGGGGCTGCATTGGGGTCAGGATCGGGGATGAATCCGGGCTGGAGGCTGGGAGTGAGGCTCAGACTGCAGGTGCCATCGGGACCAGCACCAGAACCGGGACCGGGACTGGGATTGCAGCCGGCACGGGCCCCCCGTTCCCTCCCGGGACTCACCGTCACTTGcgagctggagcaggagaacaTCCTCTTCATGGCCGGGACCCCCGGCGACCCCCGCGGGAGCTGCCGGACCCCCGCCCCCTTCGCTCTCGGCCCCCCGACCCCCNNNNNNNNNNNNNNNNNNNNNNNNNNNNNNNNNNNNNNNNNNNNNNNNNNNNNNNNNNNNNNNNNNNNNNNNNNNNNNNNNNNNNNNNNNNNNNNNNNNNNNNNNNNNNNNNNNNNNNNNNNNNNNNNNNNNNNNNNNNNNNNNNNNNNNNNNNNNNNNNNNNNNNNNNNNNNNNNNNNNNNNNNNNNNNNNNNNNNNNNNNNNNNNNNNNNNNNNNNNNNNNNNNNNNNNNNNNNNNNNNNNNNNNNNNNNNNNNNNNNNNNNNNNNNNNNNNNNNNNNNNNNNNNNNNNNNNNNNNNNNNNNNNNNNNNNNNNNNNNNNNNNNNNNNNNNNNNNNNNNNNNNNNNNNNNNNNNNNNNNNNNNNNNNNNNNNNNNNNNNNNNNNNNNNNNNNNNNNNNNNNNNNNNNNNNNNNNNNNNNNNNNNNNNNNNNNNNNNNNNNNNNNNNNNNNNNNNNNNNNNNNNNNNNNNNNNNNNNNCCCTTGGGCAGCCCCCGACACCGGGGGGGGGGTCACTGTCACCGCTGACCCAGGAACGGGAGGTTCCCCCCCCTCCCCGGGGCCACCTCCCGCACCCCAAAAcatccaaataaataaataaatcccagcaggaagaggaggaacGCGATGTCACCCCCGCCCcccctgggctggagcaggggagggggcCACTGGACCCCCCCCCGTTCCCATAAGGCTCCCGTGGGAATAGCAGCGTCCCCATCCCGCCTTTCCCATCGCTCCCCACAGCTGGATCCAGCCCCCGGCGCGTCCTGGGGGGAATCGTGGGGTGCTGAGGGGGCTGCGGGGGTCCCTAACTGTCCCCGTCGCCctccttcagctcctggctgtTCTCCGCCTCCTCGGGAATATCCTGCATCCTCAGGAAATCTACGGAAAAACTCCAGGTTAACCCCCGCCCCCAAATAAAATCGGGACCCCAGGGTAGGATTCGCCCCCTCCTCACCCCCCAAAACGGGGACCCACCTCGGGGGCTGGCGGGGGGGGAGTGGCGGCTCCCCAAGCCCCCCTCGTCCTCCAGGAGCACGTCCAGGGTGTCCTCGCCCTCCCGCAGCCGCTCGGGATCGGCGCCCCGGAATTCCAGCTCATCTCGGGGGCCGGGGAAGGCGGGGGCGTGGAACGGGAGGCCGCCGGGGGAGCTGGGGTGGCTCAGCTGCCgggtgggagcagaggagggagggggtTCAGCCCCGAGCCCCTGCGCCCCCCACCCTCGGGGACTGCGGCCGGGCACGGCTCGTGTCACACAGCACCCATCCCTCACCCGCAGCTCCCCCCGGTGCCCCCGGTGCCCTCCCGGTACCCCCGGTGCCTCCCCCGGTGCCCCCGGTGCCCACCTGCGGGGGGGTGAAGCTCAGGTACAGCGCGTCCCCGGCCGGGAGGCTCCTGCGCCGGGGCTCGGCCGCTCTCCGGCCCCGCGGCCCGGCCGGAGCCCCCCGCGCCTCCTGCAGCTCCCGCTCCAGCCGGGACCGCTCCCGCTCGCTGTCCCGCAGCCGCGACTCCAGCGCCGCCGCCTCCTGCGCCcgctcctggcacagctgccgGCAGCggctcagctcctcctgcaccagCCCGTGCTGCCGCTGCAGCAGCGCCAGCTCCGCCCCGGGACCCGGCTCCGAGCCCCCGCTCACCGGCACGGCCGGCTGCGACccccggcggggccgcggccgctGCAGCCCCTCcggcagctgcagctccagcagcacctcctggtGGGTCAGCTGGACCTGCGGGGGAGCGGGGCCACGGAGGGAAAGGGGGCAGAGAGGGAGGGGGGAGTGAGAAGAACGTTGGGAATGGGAAGGGCGAGAAGGTGGGAGAAAGGGGGCAGGGAATGGGTATGGGCAGGGGGcacctcctcatcctccctcccCGTTCCCCTGCCCCACCTGCAGCCGCAGCAGGAGCCCGTACAGGTTCACCAGGCGCTGGTTGATCTCCTGCGGGGGACAGGATTTGAGTGAACCCCGAGTGCCACGGGGCAGGGGGGCACCATGGGGTGGGCAgcacccccagaccccaaaaCCCTTCCCTCACCTCCTGGGATCCCCTCGGCGGGACCTGGTTCCCATTCCCGTCCTGTGGAGAGAGTGAGGTGACACCGAGGGTCCCAGCACGGGCTGGGGGTCCCCGGCTGTCCCCCCCTGCCCCCTCCCCTGCTCACCCGCTGCCCAGAGTCTGGATCCGCCCGGAATTCCAAGGAGCCGTTGATGCTGCCGGAGTCTCCGTCTGCAGGGGAAGGCTGGGTAAGCCCCgaggggtcccgggggtccccccaccccagcagtcccctccccctgtccccccttactgctggcactggggctggggcagctctcaGCCTCGGGGGGATTgttctggttctggttctggttctggttctggtcCCGATCCCGGCTGCATCCCGTGAAAATCTCCTTCAGGCACTCCACTGTGGAGGGAAGGGCAGCGTGAGCCCCACgcccctgcctcagtttccccatcctggagcatcccagaaCATCCTGGGGCACCCTGGAGTATCCGTCCCAGCCCGGATCAGCCGTTCCCGGAGCTCCCGTACCTTCCCGGATGGCGTCGTGCAGCAGCACGTCCCCGCGGGGGCCCCGGCCGGGGTCCCCAGGAAAGGGGGTCCCGCGGGGGGCCGGGGGGGGCTCGGAGCAGCCGCTGCCCAGCGCCAGCATGTCCGCAAAAATCCCAACCTTGTCCTCCAGCAGCGCCGCGATCTGACGGTCGTGCTGCTCCATCCGCTCTggagaggggcggggggaaTTGGGNNNNNNNNNNNNNNNNNNNNNNNNNNNNNNNNNNNNNNNNNNNNNNNNNNNNNNNNNNNNNNNNNNNNNNNNNNNNNNNNNNNNNNNNNNNNNNNNNNNNNNNNNNNNNNNNNNNNNNNNNNNNNNNNNNNNNNNNNNNNNNNNNNNNNNNNNNNNNNNNNNNNNNNNNNNNNNNNNNNNNNNNNNNNNNNNNNNNNNNNNNNNNNNNNNNNNNNNNNNNNNNNNNNNNNNNNNNNNNNNNNNNNNNNNNNNNNNNNNNNNNNNNNNNNNNNNNNNNNNNNNNNNNNNNNatgggatgggatgggatgggatgggatgggatggggtgggatccatgggatgggatgggatgggatgggaggaaCAGGGATGGGCCCCCACCTTTCAGCTTCCTCAAGGACGCTTCAGTCTCCGTCTCAATCAGGGGAAAATCCTGGCGGCTTGGACAGCTGGGAGGGCCGGGATGGGGGGGTCAGAGCCAGGACCCCTCAGCCCCATCACCCCACACCCAtcccccttttcctctccaagcACCCACCACTGCCCACCCTGTAACCCCGGTGACTCCACGAGGTTCCCAGAGATCCCGGGGCGTTCCCAGCCGTCCCCAAGCTCCCAGGACACTCACAGGCTGACGGCCTGCTGGATGACCTTCATCCAGTGGTTGCGGTCGTCCCGGGAAGCCGCGTGCACCTCGTACATCTCGGGCGGGGCCGCGCTGATCAGGAACATCCCCTTCTCCTGGTTGGCGATGTCCCGCACGATCAGGTTTTGCAGGGAGATGACGGCTGGCTTGTCCTGCGGGATTGGGGAACGCTGGGAATGGGGAACGCTGTCCTGGAGCCCCACTGGGGgctggggtgaggagggggcAGCTCACCAGCATGGGGAAGGTGTATTTCTGGTCCTTCTCTTGCAGGAACACGAGCACGTCCGTCATCAGCAGCACCAGGACGTCTGGGATGAGCCGGGGTGAGCAGGGGTGAGCGCGGGGGCTTCACCCACCGAGCCCCCCGAGCCCCAGGGCTGACCCCAAATCCAGCCATGGAGGAGACGGGGTTTGCCAGCATCCTGCCTCACGGGCACCCCGCATCTCTTGGGACCCCCGTTCCACGAGAGGCTCCCAAGAatccccatcccctgctccctgGACATCCCCCAAtccccttttcccccccacTCCCCACCTTTGAAGCGCCCGGCCGCCGTTTTCCAGAGCATCCCCCCGCTGTGCACCAGCTTCCTGCGGAGCAGCTCGTCCCTGCCGAAGGCTCCGGGGCGGCTGTCCCAGAGCAGCGGCACCTTGGCGCGGGGATCCACGCGTCGGAAAACGTCCCAGAGGCGCCCGCGGAGCTCCCAGGCGTGAACCTCCTCGTCCACGGCCGAGAGCAGCTCCTTCACCAAGCGCAGCGCCCGCGACAGGTCCGCGCAGTCCCCCTCGTTGTCTGCCAGCAGGGGAGGGACGCTGGAATTCCGGCCCCGCCACGCCCCCGGATCCCGGCCCCTTCCCGCCCCCGGGTCCCGGTTCCTTCCCGCCCCCGGGTCCCGGCCCCTTCCCGCCCCCGGGTCCCGGTTCCTTCCCGCCCCGGTACCTTTGGAGTTCTTGAGGATGCGCTCGATGAGCACCGGGTACTTGGTGATGCGCTGCGTCACCAGCAGGATGCACTCGGGGACGCCGTGGCGGCGCAGGAGCGGGGACCGCGTCACCCGCtggggggacagcggggacacaAGGTCAGCAGGGCCCCCAAAAGCAGAGACCCCCACCAGCAGGGACCCCCCTCCATCAGCGACCCCTCCCCAAGGCGGAGACCCCTCAGAGCTCGGTGAGGGAGGGACACAActtggggaaactgaggcatggagctgggagaagggtTTTCCACCCGGGGACAAAGCCTGGAATGTGCAGGGGGACCCCGACCCCCATCACGGGGGTGTCCCCAGAGGATGGAGACCCCAAGCCCCAGCCCGGGGTCCCCACGGAGCCCACCCGGATGAACTGCTGGAAGCGTTTGTCCCGGGCCAGCAGGTCCTTGTACTCCTTGAGCGCCTTGGTGTGCTTGCTGCAGAACTCGGCGTAGGCTTTGCGCAGCTGCTCCGCGCTCGGGCCAGAGAACTTGGCAGTGGGAAGGACGAGGGGACATCGGTGAGCGCGTCCCCCCCTCTGCCATCCCCTCTCTGAATCCCATCCCCCCCATCCCGGCTCCCTGGTGTCCCCCCCGCCCACCTGGGTGACGAGGATGTCACCGAGACGGTCGATGACGAAGTTCTTGTTGCTGTCCTGGGCCAGCGATTCCCGGCGCCGCTCCAGGAGCTGGGCCAGGAAGCGCTCGTGGATGTGGCTGAGCTCGTCGAGGCAGGGGAAGATGCGCTGGACGGTGCCAGggtccagctgcagctcctccagcatcGCCCTGCGGAACAGGGCGCCCATGATCTTCAGCGTCCGCACGTGGTGCAGCTCCGTCTGCATCAGCTCTGCGGGGGCACGGCGCGGTCACCAcgaggacagggacagcacccccgggacagggacagggacagggacaacaCCcccgggacagggacagggacagcacccccgggacagggacagcaccccagggacagcaccccagggacagggacaacaCCcccgggacagggacagcaccccagggacagggacagcatCCCGGCAACAACACAGAGGGAATAGgaccccagggacagccacccagcatccctgtcccatccccgtgtcccctgtcctgtccctgtgtccctgtgtcccctgtcctgtccctgtgtcccctgtccccctgtcccctcacCGTAGATGACGTCCTGCCGTTTCATGACGTCCATGcggtgctgctgcaggaagctgttATCCACCGCCAGGCTCCAGGAATCCGCCTCGAACTCCTTCCCATCCGCCTCCAAATCGCTCAGCAGCTGGCTCAGGATGACGTCAGGGCCTGCAGGTGACATCAGCGGGACATGGagtccccgtgtccccccccCGGGCCCTCACGGCCCCGCCGTGCCCCCACCTTCGTCGATCAGCGACTCCACGGAGAGCGTCCGGTTGCGCATGTTGAGGGAATCCGTGGATTGGGACAGGATCCGCCGGATGCCCAGGGGAGAGTCATCGTTGAACGTCCTGGGGGAGGCGGTGGGACACgatggggacaccggggacacccccggagccccccgTCCCCTGCGCTTCCTGCCCTTACCCCGAGATGTTGGTGGTGGAGACGCTCttggagagggacagggaggggcGGCCGCGGCGGGGCCCCAGCAGCGTCTGCCGGAAACTCTCCGAGGGGTAGATGGCAGAATTGGGGCGCTCCCGGATGGCATCTGGGGGtgggggacaccggggggacaGTGCTGGGACCCCCCTGTCACCCCCCGGGCTGAGCAGGGACNNNNNNNNNNNNNNNNNNNNNNNNNNNNNNNNNNNNNNNNNNNNNNNNNNNNNNNNNNNNNNNNNNNNNNNNNNNNNNNNNNNNNNNNNNNNNNNNNNNNNNNNNNNNNNNNNagggaagggaagggaagggaagggaagggaagggaagggaagggaagggaagctCCCCCCACTCACTCTTGTTGCGCAGGGACACCgactgcagggctgagctgttcTTCAGCAGCGCCGCCTTCTGCTGCTGCGGGGGAGCGGAAGCGTCACTGTCCTCGCGTGTCCCCGGTTCCCGCATCCCCCCGTTCCCCCATCCCCCGCCAATCCCCGGCTGGCGTCACCCGCGCTCACCTTCTGCTTCACCTTGGTGCAGTTGGGCAGGGTGTCCTTGCAGCGGTTGTGGATGGTGACGTTGCAGGCTGGGGGACACGGAGAGGTGACGGAGAGGCCACAGGGACCCTCCTGCCACCCCTCCTCCCCCGGATCCTGGCAGAGCGACGGGAGCAGATGTGGTGGGAATGCGGGTGGATGTGGATCACACGgcgctgctggagctgcagctgccacgGAGCAGCTGCCCCAACCCCGAGGGCACCGTGCCAGCCTGGGGCCaccagagccagcctggggcCACCAGAGCCAGTCTGGGGCCACCAGCACCAGGGAGCCAGGATGTGCCAAGGCAGAGAAACCATCTCGTGCTCCAGGGAACAAACCCAGCAGGAACTGGGCTCTGGGAACGGGCACCACGGTGCCCATGCGGCAAAGCCACCCCAGAAAAGTCATCTTGGAAAAGCCACCGTGGCACCGTCATCCTGGCAAGGCCACCCTAAAAAAGCCGTCCCAAAAAAGCCGCCCCGGCAAAGCCACTGCGGCAAATCCAATCTGGCAAAGCCACCCCAGCAATTCCGCCCCAGCAAAGCCACCCCAAAAAAAGTCATCCCAAAAAAAGCCTCCTCAGAAAAGCCACTGCGGCAAAGCCACCCCGGCAAAGCCGCCATGGAGGAGCCACCCCAGAAAAAGCCACCCTGGCaactccaggctggaaaagtctCTGCGGCAAAGCCACCCCAGCCAAGCCACCCCAGAAATTTCACCCTGGCAAAGCCACCCTAGCAATTCTGCCCTGGCACATCCACCCCAGCAAAGCCATCCTGGCAAAACCACGATGGAAAAGCCATCCTGGCAAACCCACCGCAGCAAttctgccctggcagagccaACCTGGAAAAGCCACCCCGTCACACcgagcccagccctgccaccctgGCAAAACCGTGATGGAAAAGACACCCCGGAAGAGCCATCCCAGAAAAAACCACTGCGGCAAAGCCACCCTGGCAACTCCACTCTGGAAAAGCCACCCCGGCAATGGCACCCTGGCAAAGCCACTGCAGCAAAGCCATGGTGACAGttctgccctggcacagccaccctggcacagccaccctgGCAATGCCATCCCATCAATCCCACCCCATCAGTGCCACCCCAGCAATGCCACCCCATCAGTGCCaccctgtccctcctgccctggcacatcCCCCCCTGTCAGATCCCTCCTGGCACCCCCCGCCCGGCACATCCGCCTGGAATTTCCCTCCCGGGTCCCCATCCCGGGTCTCACTGGGACACACGAGCGCTTCCTTGGCCGTGATGCTCTTGTTGCAGGCGAAGCACATGGTCATGCCGGACACGGAGATGGTGGTGAAGAGGTGCCCGTTGGTGTAACGCGCgtccttctccttcccctccttcatCCTCTCCTTGTCCTTGCCCTGCCCGGACAGCGACACCGGACGCCTGACGGGGCTGCGGCACCGCGGCCGCCCCGCGGCCCCCCCCGCCGGCCTCGGGACGCGGCTCATGGCCGCGGGGAGCCGGGCGGGCTGCGGGAGCGGCCGCTGCCCCGCGGGCTCGGTGGGGAGCCCGGAGGACGGGGAGAGAGCCCCCCGCTCCCTGCGCTCGCTCCCGCTTCCCAGCATCCCGTCTCCACGGCAACCGGAGGCTGCGGGAGAGATCCCCCCCGCCCCGGCACGGCCCCCCCGGCGCCAGCCCCAATGGGGACGGGGTGCGGGGGCGCAGCCGGGGGTGACGCTGCCCCGTGGGGGTTGGGGACATCGTCCCGCGCCCCCCGCCTCCTATTTTTAGCCGAATTGGGGGGTTTcacccttttcccccctcaaaaCGGGGAGTCGGGAGCCGGCTGAGCCGCCGCGGGGATGGTTCGGGGGGCGGGGGTCGGTTCGGGTTTCAAAAGGGGAGCGAGCCGGCGTCACCCCGAGTGTCCCCGTGCTCGCCTCGGACCCCCCCGCACCCCCACGGGCACAGAGAGGCCTTTGTGCCCCCCCTCGCCACCCCCGCGGCCCCGGCCGTGCCTGGCACCGGGGCTGAGCCCGGCGGGCCGGGGCACTCGGGGCTCCAACCAACAGCCCCCCAAAACGGCGGCGCCTCGGGACCCCCCAGCTCCCCTTCCCGATCCCCGCTCCCGGTGCCCGTCCCTGCTCCCGAACCCCCCCGAGCGCGGGGGAGAGGCTGAGAGACCCCcggagggagagggagaacaGGGGGGGCCACGGGGCAGGAGTGGGACCCCAAGAACGGGAGTGGGACCCCAAGGACGGGAGTGGGACCCCAAGGACGGGAGTGGGACCCCCGGGGACACCAGTGGGACCCCCGGGGACACCAGTAGGACCCCGCGGATCAGGAGAGAGACCCCTCGGAGCATCAAGGAGACCCCTCGAGACACCAGTGGGACCCCACTGCTGGGGACCCCAGGGTCACCCCGTGTCcccgggcggggggcgcggggggctCACCCGCTCGCGGCTCAGGGGTCCCTCCGCCTCCCCGTCCGCCGGGAACGGGGcgcaggagcagcagcacatcccgGACCCCCNNNNNNNNNNNNNNNNNNNNNNNNNNNNNNNNNNNNNNNNNNNNNNNNNNNNNNNNNNNNNNNNNNNNNNNNNNNNNNNNNNNNNNNNNNNNNNNNNNNNNNNNNNNNNNNNNNNNNNNNNNNNNNNNNNNNNNNNNNNNNNNNNNNNNNNNNNNNNNNNNNNNNNNNNNNNNNNNNNNNNNNNNNNNNNNNNNNNNNNNNNNNNNNNNNNNNNNNNNNNNNNNNNNNNNNNNNNNNNNNNNNNNNNNNNNNNNNNNNNNNNNNNNNNNNNNNNNNNNNNNNNNNNNNNNNNNNNNNNNNNNNNNNNNNNNNNNNNNNNNNNNNNNNNNNNNNNNNNNNNNNNNNNNNNNNNNNNNNNNNNNNNNNNNNNNNNNNNNNNNNNNNNNNNNNNNNNNNNNNNNNNNNNNNNNNNNNNNNNNNNNNNNNNNNNNNNNNNNNNNNNNNNNNNNNNNNNNNNNNNNNNNNNNNNNNNNNNNNNNNNNNNNNNNNNNNNNNNNNNNNNNNNNNNNNNNNNNNNNNNNNNNNNNNNNNNNNNNNNNNNNNNNNNNNNNNNNNNNNNNNNNNNNNNNNNNNNNNNNNNNNNNNNNNNNNNNNNNNNNNNNNNNNNNNNNNNNNNNNNNNNNNNNNNNNNNNNNNNNNNNNNNNNNNNNNNNNNNNNNNNNNNNNNNNNNNNNNNNNNNNNNNNNNNNNNNNNNNNNNNNNNNNNNNNNNNNNNNNNNNNNNNNNNNNNNNNNNNNNNNNNNNNNNNNNNNNNNNNNNNNNNNNNNNNNNNNNNNNNNNNNNNNNNNNNNNNNNNNNNNNNNNNNNNNNNNNNNNNNNNNNNNNNNNNNNNNNNNNNNNNNNNNNNNNNNNNNNNNNNNNNNNNNNNNNNNNNNNNNNNNNNNNNNNNNNNNNNNNNNNNNNNNNNNNNNNNNNNNNNNNNNNNNNNNNNNNNNNNNNNN is a genomic window of Parus major isolate Abel chromosome 25LG2, Parus_major1.1, whole genome shotgun sequence containing:
- the ARHGEF2 gene encoding rho guanine nucleotide exchange factor 2 isoform X4; amino-acid sequence: MRGKDKERMKEGKEKDARYTNGHLFTTISVSGMTMCFACNKSITAKEALVCPTCNVTIHNRCKDTLPNCTKVKQKQQKAALLKNSSALQSVSLRNKNAIRERPNSAIYPSESFRQTLLGPRRGRPSLSLSKSVSTTNISGTFNDDSPLGIRRILSQSTDSLNMRNRTLSVESLIDEGPDVILSQLLSDLEADGKEFEADSWSLAVDNSFLQQHRMDVMKRQDVIYELMQTELHHVRTLKIMGALFRRAMLEELQLDPGTVQRIFPCLDELSHIHERFLAQLLERRRESLAQDSNKNFVIDRLGDILVTQFSGPSAEQLRKAYAEFCSKHTKALKEYKDLLARDKRFQQFIRRVTRSPLLRRHGVPECILLVTQRITKYPVLIERILKNSKDNEGDCADLSRALRLVKELLSAVDEEVHAWELRGRLWDVFRRVDPRAKVPLLWDSRPGAFGRDELLRRKLVHSGGMLWKTAAGRFKDVLVLLMTDVLVFLQEKDQKYTFPMLDKPAVISLQNLIVRDIANQEKGMFLISAAPPEMYEVHAASRDDRNHWMKVIQQAVSLCPSRQDFPLIETETEASLRKLKERMEQHDRQIAALLEDKVGIFADMLALGSGCSEPPPAPRGTPFPGDPGRGPRGDVLLHDAIREVECLKEIFTGCSRDRDQNQNQNQNQNNPPEAESCPSPSASNGDSGSINGSLEFRADPDSGQRDGNGNQVPPRGSQEEINQRLVNLYGLLLRLQVQLTHQEVLLELQLPEGLQRPRPRRGSQPAVPVSGGSEPGPGAELALLQRQHGLVQEELSRCRQLCQERAQEAAALESRLRDSERERSRLERELQEARGAPAGPRGRRAAEPRRRSLPAGDALYLSFTPPQLSHPSSPGGLPFHAPAFPGPRDELEFRGADPERLREGEDTLDVLLEDEGGLGSRHSPPASPRDFLRMQDIPEEAENSQELKEGDGDS